A single window of Rhodamnia argentea isolate NSW1041297 chromosome 5, ASM2092103v1, whole genome shotgun sequence DNA harbors:
- the LOC115742293 gene encoding uncharacterized protein LOC115742293 isoform X1 — MMEHKFAEELYSESLRLSQLELSPSSAAHNDHQFLGNDDSELVDKDALAWDDSDEVFGESSDLAREWQRRHDQFYTIGYRDGLIAGKEASAQEGFNIGFKQSVPIGYNWGLVKGATSAFACLPDVLKERLVEDQGHRDKFQDLYKSANSLSTPDALKLFSDEIMSDKTTQESQVAEASGLTVGSKVQSSESSRYFAELRSVLIECPAIDVRLDMSR, encoded by the exons ATGGAGCATAAATTTGCTGAAGAGCTCTATTCTGAGAGTTTGCGACTCTCACAGCTAGAATTAAGTCCTAGTTCCGCTGCCCATAATGACCACCAATTTCTTG GTAATGATGACTCTGAGTTGGTGGACAAAGATGCATTGGCATGGGATGATTCAGATGAGGTATTCGGTGAATCATCTGACTTGGCCAGAGAGTGGCAAAGGAGGCATGATCAATTTTACACA ATCGGTTATCGTGATGGACTAATAGCCGGAAAAGAGGCTTCTGCACAAGAGGGATTCAATATTGGTTTTAAGCAATCAGTGCCCATCGGATACAACTGGGGTCTTGTTAAAGGTGCCACCAG TGCATTCGCTTGCCTTCCTGATGTGTTGAAAGAGAGGCTAGTGGAAGATCAAGGACACAGAGACAAGTTCCAAGACTTGTATAAGTCTGCTAATTCTCTCTCTACACCAGATGCTCTCAAATTATTTAGTGATGAAATCATGTCTGACAAAACAACACAAGAAAGCCAAGTGGCAGAAGCTAGTGGCCTTACTGTGGGTTCAAAGGTGCAAAGTTCGGAATCCAGTCGttattttgcagaattgagaTCAGTCCTTATTGAGTGTCCTGCAATTGACGTTCGATTAGATATGTCTCGCTAG
- the LOC115742293 gene encoding uncharacterized protein LOC115742293 isoform X2 has protein sequence MEHKFAEELYSESLRLSQLELSPSSAAHNDHQFLGNDDSELVDKDALAWDDSDEVFGESSDLAREWQRRHDQFYTIGYRDGLIAGKEASAQEGFNIGFKQSVPIGYNWGLVKGATSAFACLPDVLKERLVEDQGHRDKFQDLYKSANSLSTPDALKLFSDEIMSDKTTQESQVAEASGLTVGSKVQSSESSRYFAELRSVLIECPAIDVRLDMSR, from the exons ATGGAGCATAAATTTGCTGAAGAGCTCTATTCTGAGAGTTTGCGACTCTCACAGCTAGAATTAAGTCCTAGTTCCGCTGCCCATAATGACCACCAATTTCTTG GTAATGATGACTCTGAGTTGGTGGACAAAGATGCATTGGCATGGGATGATTCAGATGAGGTATTCGGTGAATCATCTGACTTGGCCAGAGAGTGGCAAAGGAGGCATGATCAATTTTACACA ATCGGTTATCGTGATGGACTAATAGCCGGAAAAGAGGCTTCTGCACAAGAGGGATTCAATATTGGTTTTAAGCAATCAGTGCCCATCGGATACAACTGGGGTCTTGTTAAAGGTGCCACCAG TGCATTCGCTTGCCTTCCTGATGTGTTGAAAGAGAGGCTAGTGGAAGATCAAGGACACAGAGACAAGTTCCAAGACTTGTATAAGTCTGCTAATTCTCTCTCTACACCAGATGCTCTCAAATTATTTAGTGATGAAATCATGTCTGACAAAACAACACAAGAAAGCCAAGTGGCAGAAGCTAGTGGCCTTACTGTGGGTTCAAAGGTGCAAAGTTCGGAATCCAGTCGttattttgcagaattgagaTCAGTCCTTATTGAGTGTCCTGCAATTGACGTTCGATTAGATATGTCTCGCTAG
- the LOC115742290 gene encoding calmodulin binding protein PICBP: MVQRKVADKLGIQADRIKSEKLSATFRPSSHQNHDGKTRGTDLKKKMKRSRPMKLSSFDGSRSAAFKKEVAQPGRPPPCVAPTSAAALQKQSPIKPKGAVPNYMKSTSCSVARKEYSQVISQTTKTGSDTKNLHRRTSGSSKLTPASSGNTSPKNLKRSSSLKLVRTLTKTPSFKPARSSVKRCSKVVLCADMDAQRATCSSTLKDSKFPEYLMLNPGGTEADGTSATKVCPYTYCSLNGHHHARSPPLKCFLSARRRLMKTQKNAKVVPLTPNDEGLDGKPASEEEKIGLEFFVEIYAKTEDEVSSSIGRVDIKEEMVELAGGSKDADITTYEVTADEQKAKYADDEQSDKKLSDVSSHCEDDLKRNLEGYIDESNKMVEGESFCGESVKLLDSCSEDLGMEWDAGEDAVSELDGEEIYSTEEDNLSCSDIEYIAEIEDPTLLKIAAVACQNIDSNWKEISNDQALNEGKHASFDVQMPSLDMEVGGEDDALRGSEPSHVFDYLSYSDDSSIEDEFEDVKNPNGSGQASLEEVLAEVKASFEEAEEENVPGADNVNANMLLNAVSDESNSLDMIGYAPYDQKNNDVSQTSEFDARPGLTEDEEAQVHTDLTTKCSSLDEEILHNDVGERTTEAEDNHDSASVATTMNSDQPSENSCKGDEDTPTHAVDDAEEQEDPRSKRSYQDEYSGGEPPEMEGGKTTEPDSADSILKEDNSTEVKSTRIYSRLKCNPDEETFDSFKNLKGTTRCKRSGEPSEDLRSFNPKEPNYLPLPPDPDAERVDLKHQMMDDRKNSEEWMLDYALRQTVTKLAPARKRKVALLVEAFEKVMPTSKYETHLQSTSASFPHARPIQACS, from the coding sequence aTGGTCCAAAGAAAGGTTGCCGATAAGCTTGGAATCCAAGCTGATCGAATAAAGTCCGAGAAGCTATCGGCGACCTTCAGACCCTCTTCTCATCAGAACCACGACGGCAAAACCAGAGGGACTGAcctgaaaaagaagatgaagaggtcAAGACCGATGAAGCTCTCCAGCTTCGACGGCTCGAGATCAGCTGCCTTCAAGAAGGAAGTAGCGCAACCCGGAAGACCGCCGCCCTGCGTTGCTCCGACTTCCGCAGCAGCTTTGCAGAAGCAGTCTCCCATCAAGCCAAAGGGTGCTGTGCCTAACTATATGAAGTCCACCAGCTGTTCAGTTGCCAGAAAGGAGTATTCTCAGGTAATTTCGCAGACAACTAAAACTGGTTCTGATACTAAGAATCTGCATAGAAGAACTTCTGGTTCTTCAAAACTGACCCCTGCTTCGTCTGGTAACACATCCCCGAAGAACCTAAAGAGGTCATCCAGTTTGAAACTAGTTAGGACTCTAACGAAGACCCCTAGTTTCAAGCCTGCAAGGTCATCAGTCAAAAGGTGTTCCAAAGTAGTTCTCTGTGCAGACATGGATGCCCAGAGAGCTACCTGTTCTTCGACTCTGAAGGACTCGAAGTTTCCTGAATACCTCATGCTTAATCCTGGCGGAACCGAAGCAGACGGAACTTCAGCGACGAAGGTCTGTCCCTACACTTATTGCTCTCTCAATGGTCATCACCATGCTCGATCGCCTCCTCTCAAGTGCTTCCTCTCGGCACGGAGACGGTTGATGAAGACCCAAAAGAATGCAAAAGTAGTGCCTCTAACCCCAAACGATGAGGGTCTTGATGGTAAACCTGCTAGTGAGGAGGAAAAAATTGGACTggaattttttgttgaaatttacGCTAAAACTGAAGATGAAGTCTCTTCTTCCATTGGAAGAGTTGATATTAAGGAAGAAATGGTTGAGTTAGCAGGGGGAAGCAAAGATGCTGATATCACCACTTACGAGGTAACTGCAGATGAACAAAAAGCAAAATATGCAGATGATGAGCAGAGTGATAAGAAACTATCTGATGTGTCGTCACATTGCGAAGACGATCTTAAGCGAAACCTAGAAGGGTATATTGATGAGAGTAACAAAATGGTCGAAGGTGAGAGCTTTTGTGGAGAAAGTGTCAAACTCCTGGACTCCTGTTCAGAAGATTTGGGTATGGAGTGGGATGCGGGAGAGGATGCTGTTTCAGAGCTTGATGGAGAAGAGATTTACTCAACAGAAGAGGATAATCTATCATGTTCAGATATTGAGTACATAGCAGAAATAGAAGATCCTACTTTGCTCAAAATAGCTGCCGTCGCTTGTCAGAATATTGACAGCAATTGGAAGGAAATTTCCAATGATCAAGCACTGAACGAAGGAAAGCATGCAAGCTTTGATGTCCAAATGCCAAGCCTTGATATGGAAGTTGGAGGTGAAGATGATGCGCTGCGGGGTTCTGAACCTAGCCACGTCTTTGATTACTTAAGCTACAGCGACGATTCATCCATAGAGGATGAATTTGAAGATGTGAAAAACCCCAATGGAAGTGGACAAGCTTCACTAGAGGAGGTCCTCGCAGAAGTAAAGGCATCCTTTGAAGAGGCTGAAGAAGAAAACGTTCCTGGTGCTGACAATGTCAATGCCAATATGCTTTTGAATGCAGTCAGTGACGAATCCAACAGCTTGGACATGATAGGCTATGCCCCATATGATCAGAAGAATAATGACGTTTCCCAAACATCTGAGTTCGATGCTCGTCCAGGTTTGACAGAAGATGAGGAGGCACAAGTTCATACGGATCTTACCACCAAGTGTAGCAGCCTCGATGAGGAAATCCTTCACAATGATGTTGGAGAGAGAACAACAGAAGCAGAGGATAATCATGATTCTGCATCGGTGGCAACAACCATGAATTCTGATCAACCATCCGAAAATTCCTGCAAAGGTGATGAAGACACGCCAACACATGCAGTGGATGATGCTGAGGAGCAGGAAGATCCAAGAAGTAAAAGATCTTACCAAGACGAATACTCTGGTGGAGAACCTCCTGAAATGGAAGGAGGGAAAACTACAGAGCCTGATTCAGCAGATTCAATCCTCAAAGAGGACAATTCCACTGAAGTGAAGTCAACGAGGATATACTCCAGGTTGAAGTGCAATCCTGATGAAGAAACATTTGATTCCTTTAAGAATTTGAAGGGCACAACCAGATGTAAAAGATCCGGTGAGCCGAGTGAGGACCTACGGAGTTTTAACCCGAAAGAACCGAACTATCTGCCACTACCTCCTGATCCAGACGCTGAAAGAGTTGATTTGAAGCACCAGATGATGGATGATAGGAAAAATTCAGAAGAATGGATGCTTGACTATGCACTCAGACAAACTGTGACAAAGCTAGCTCCTGCTAGGAAGAGAAAGGTAGCACTTCTGGTCGAGGCTTTCGAAAAAGTCATGCCAACTTCAAAGTATGAAACCCATCTTCAAAGCACATCAGCAAGCTTCCCTCATGCAAGACCTATTCAAGCTTGCAGCTGA
- the LOC115742292 gene encoding xanthoxin dehydrogenase: MSISDSGPSSVSCQRLQGKVALVTGGATGIGESIVRLFHKHGAKVCIADVQDNRGHQVLESLGGESTVSYVHCDVSLEDDVRRAVDETVSKFGTLNVMVNNAGVSGPPCSDIRNAELSDFEKVFDINVKGVFIGMKHAARVMIPQKSGIIISLSSVNSVIGGLGPHAYTGSKHAVLGLTRNVAAELGKHGIRVNCVSPYAVATGLALAHLPEEERTEDAMMGFRSFVTGNANLEGVELTAGDVANAVLFLASDDARYVSGLNLMVDGGFTCSNHTLGVFR, encoded by the exons ATGTCCATCTCCGACTCTGGCCCCTCTTCGGTCTCATGCCAAAG ATTACAAGGGAAGGTTGCCTTGGTCACTGGTGGAGCAACTGGGATCGGAGAGAGCATCGTGCGTTTATTCCACAAGCATGGTGCGAAGGTTTGTATCGCCGACGTGCAAGATAACCGGGGTCATCAGGTCCTGGAGTCTCTTGGTGGGGAATCTACAGTTTCCTATGTGCACTGTGATGTCTCCCTTGAAGATGATGTTCGCCGTGCAGTCGATGAAACAGTCAGTAAATTTGGTACACTCAATGTGATGGTCAACAATGCCGGGGTATCCGGCCCGCCATGTTCGGACATCCGTAATGCAGAACTGTCCGATTTCGAGAAGGTGTTCGACATAAATGTGAAAGGGGTTTTCATCGGAATGAAGCATGCCGCCCGTGTTATGATCCCGCAGAAGAGCGGCATCATAATCTCTCTAAGCAGTGTTAATAGTGTCATAGGGGGCTTGGGCCCACATGCGTACACCGGGTCCAAGCATGCTGTTTTGGGGCTGACACGGAATGTAGCAGCCGAGCTAGGAAAGCATGGGATACGCGTGAACTGCGTCTCTCCCTATGCAGTTGCGACGGGCCTGGCATTGGCTCATTTGCCCGAGGAGGAGCGGACTGAAGATGCCATGATGGGTTTTCGCTCCTTCGTCACTGGGAATGCCAACTTGGAGGGAGTCGAATTGACAGCAGGGGATGTGGCGAACGCGGTCCTCTTTTTGGCCAGCGACGACGCGAGGTATGTGAGCGGGCTTAATCTCATGGTCGATGGGGGTTTCACATGTTCTAATCACACTTTAGGAGTCTTCAGATGA